In a genomic window of Sulfurisphaera tokodaii str. 7:
- a CDS encoding DNA-directed RNA polymerase subunit P → MAKYRCGNCWREFDDEQLRALPGVRCPYCGYKIIYMVRKPTVKVVKAI, encoded by the coding sequence ATGGCAAAATATAGGTGTGGTAACTGTTGGAGAGAATTTGATGATGAACAATTAAGAGCTCTTCCAGGTGTGAGATGTCCTTATTGCGGCTATAAAATAATCTATATGGTAAGAAAACCTACAGTAAAGGTTGTTAAAGCGATCTAG
- a CDS encoding aldo/keto reductase, translating into MNLRKIDHTNIEVSEIGIGVWSLVTDWWGGEINKAEEILKKALENGINFFDTADVYGEGLGEKILAKVFNTKRDKIIILTKIGYDFYNKSNNRISQRFSIEYIDYAFKKSLERLNTDYIDILMIHNPKMHIIKNKEILDFLQGLKKEGKVRLIGVALGPTLGWGEEGIEAIKMGYESLEYIYNLIELKPGIDFLNYDIGHFVRVPHASDALIEDKWPIYNDPKLHRSLKDINWIRRAVELSKPLLSFARNKGMKLSQLALKFILYNKRVSSVLPNISSINELNEFLEVEKLPELTEEEYKYLYEYSINNFSELNKESIEETKRYK; encoded by the coding sequence ATGAATCTAAGAAAAATAGATCATACTAATATTGAAGTATCAGAGATAGGAATTGGTGTTTGGAGTCTTGTTACTGATTGGTGGGGAGGAGAAATTAACAAAGCTGAAGAGATATTGAAGAAAGCGCTAGAAAACGGAATAAACTTCTTTGATACTGCAGATGTATATGGTGAAGGACTTGGTGAAAAAATATTAGCCAAAGTCTTTAACACAAAAAGAGATAAAATAATCATTCTAACAAAAATAGGCTATGACTTCTATAATAAATCAAATAACAGAATTTCACAGAGATTTTCGATAGAATATATAGATTATGCATTCAAGAAAAGTCTAGAGAGACTTAATACAGATTACATTGATATCTTAATGATACATAATCCTAAGATGCATATAATAAAAAATAAAGAAATATTAGATTTTTTACAGGGTTTAAAAAAAGAAGGAAAAGTTAGATTAATTGGAGTAGCATTAGGACCAACATTAGGATGGGGAGAGGAAGGCATAGAAGCTATAAAAATGGGATATGAAAGCCTGGAATATATATATAATTTAATCGAATTAAAGCCTGGAATAGATTTCTTAAATTATGATATTGGTCATTTCGTTAGAGTACCTCATGCATCCGATGCACTAATTGAAGATAAATGGCCAATATATAATGATCCTAAACTACATAGGAGCTTAAAAGATATTAATTGGATTAGAAGAGCAGTTGAACTTTCTAAACCTCTTCTTTCCTTTGCTAGAAATAAAGGAATGAAATTATCTCAACTAGCTTTAAAATTTATACTATATAACAAAAGAGTCTCTTCAGTTCTTCCTAATATATCATCTATTAACGAACTTAATGAATTCCTTGAAGTAGAAAAATTGCCAGAATTAACAGAAGAAGAGTATAAATATCTATATGAATATTCTATAAACAATTTTAGTGAATTGAATAAGGAGAGCATTGAAGAAACTAAGAGATATAAGTAA
- a CDS encoding UbiX family flavin prenyltransferase: MDKETRTESRDKKRTVVIGISGASGIIYGIRTVKALKELGYKTEVILSKEAKKVAKIECDIDLDSFFKAQDSIIYDEDQIEAPPSSSSHIVETRGMVIVPCSIKTLAEIANGIASNLLSRTALNFLRVRKRLILVIRETPLGTIELQNALKVSKAGGIIMPASPAFYHSPQGVDDLINFVVGKILDLLKISNSLYKHWHTVTANHIPCDQTS, from the coding sequence ATGGATAAGGAGACAAGAACAGAAAGTAGGGACAAGAAAAGGACAGTTGTTATAGGCATAAGTGGTGCTAGCGGAATAATTTATGGCATAAGAACAGTTAAGGCACTAAAAGAATTGGGTTACAAAACTGAAGTTATTTTAAGCAAAGAAGCAAAAAAAGTAGCTAAAATAGAATGTGATATTGATTTGGACTCTTTCTTTAAAGCTCAAGACTCTATTATTTATGACGAAGATCAAATAGAGGCTCCTCCTTCTAGTTCAAGTCATATAGTAGAAACAAGAGGAATGGTCATAGTACCATGTAGCATAAAAACCCTAGCAGAAATTGCTAATGGAATCGCGTCTAATTTATTATCTAGAACAGCTCTTAATTTTTTAAGAGTCAGAAAAAGACTAATCTTAGTAATACGAGAAACACCCCTAGGGACTATAGAATTACAAAATGCTCTAAAGGTTTCTAAAGCTGGAGGAATAATTATGCCCGCATCCCCAGCTTTCTATCATTCACCACAGGGTGTTGATGATTTGATAAACTTTGTTGTAGGAAAAATTCTTGATTTGTTAAAAATATCTAATTCCTTATATAAACATTGGCACACTGTTACAGCAAATCATATCCCTTGTGACCAAACCTCTTAG
- a CDS encoding DUF47 family protein produces the protein MSVPELNIEEQVQNILNNILDQLRLLYQQFMENDVNHMQIYSKIDGLKSVVEDSKYKLGEYIIKVKEGIETASLYLDILNYIEKVSQNLSAVSYRYTVLQSKIKIEDKIIQSLLISMIEKLIAATSNALESFRLLSLNTKKSAEKARNIIKIEEEVDDLYRNFELKLFEKESELAFMMLTKDIGDRLEDCADLLRDTANNILYISYLRE, from the coding sequence ATGAGTGTTCCAGAATTAAACATAGAGGAGCAAGTACAAAATATATTAAATAATATATTGGATCAGCTTAGATTATTATACCAACAATTTATGGAAAATGATGTGAATCATATGCAGATTTACTCTAAAATTGATGGATTAAAATCTGTAGTTGAAGATTCTAAATATAAACTGGGCGAATATATTATAAAAGTTAAAGAAGGAATAGAAACAGCAAGTTTATACTTAGATATACTAAATTACATAGAAAAAGTTTCGCAAAATTTAAGTGCAGTATCTTATAGATATACAGTTTTGCAAAGTAAAATAAAAATTGAAGATAAGATAATCCAATCGCTATTAATTAGTATGATAGAAAAATTAATTGCTGCAACCAGTAATGCTCTTGAATCTTTTAGACTGTTATCTCTTAATACTAAAAAGTCAGCTGAAAAAGCTAGGAATATTATAAAAATAGAAGAAGAAGTAGATGATCTATATAGAAACTTTGAGTTAAAATTGTTTGAAAAAGAAAGTGAACTTGCATTTATGATGTTAACAAAAGACATAGGCGACAGATTAGAAGATTGTGCAGATTTATTACGTGATACCGCAAATAATATACTTTACATTAGCTATCTAAGGGAATAG
- the endA gene encoding tRNA-intron lyase, with protein MIGELVKDKILIKNIEDARLIYKMGYYGKPIGISKPKSAEEINSELILSLIEGVYLVKKGKLEIVSNGERLDFERLYQIGVTQIPRFRILYSVYEDLREKGYVVRSGIKYGADFAVYTIGPGIEHAPYLVIALDENSQISSNEILGFGRVSHSTRKELILGIVNLTNGKIRYIMFKWLKM; from the coding sequence ATGATAGGTGAATTAGTAAAAGATAAGATTCTTATAAAAAATATTGAAGATGCTAGATTAATTTATAAAATGGGATATTATGGTAAACCTATTGGTATTTCAAAGCCTAAATCTGCTGAAGAAATAAATTCTGAACTAATATTATCTTTAATAGAAGGAGTATATCTGGTTAAGAAAGGTAAGTTAGAGATTGTTTCAAATGGTGAAAGATTAGATTTTGAGAGATTATATCAAATAGGAGTTACACAAATTCCTAGATTTCGTATACTCTATAGTGTTTATGAGGATTTAAGAGAGAAAGGATATGTAGTAAGATCTGGAATTAAGTATGGTGCAGACTTTGCCGTTTATACCATAGGCCCTGGAATCGAACATGCTCCTTATTTAGTTATAGCTCTTGACGAGAATTCTCAGATCTCATCTAATGAGATTCTAGGATTTGGAAGAGTTTCACACAGTACCAGAAAAGAACTTATTTTGGGTATTGTTAATTTAACTAACGGAAAAATAAGATACATAATGTTTAAATGGTTGAAGATGTAA
- a CDS encoding XTP/dITP diphosphatase: protein MLKSVEVNVITSNENKFKELDSIAKKYNIKLKWINLPKFEVQSDSLEEIVRSSAVIAFNMIRSPLIVEDSGLFIEALNNFPGPYTNYVRRTLGLKGILKLMEGIQNRKAYFMTALCYVDEEVIRVFTGKVVGKISESIRGDKGFGFDPIFIPDGDERTFGEMNIEEKNKYSHRGKAFEEFIKFFLTYIS, encoded by the coding sequence ATGTTGAAGAGCGTAGAAGTAAACGTAATAACGTCTAATGAAAATAAATTTAAGGAATTAGATTCTATAGCTAAGAAATATAATATTAAATTAAAGTGGATAAATTTACCTAAATTTGAAGTACAATCTGATTCTTTAGAGGAGATTGTTAGAAGTTCTGCTGTTATAGCTTTCAATATGATAAGATCTCCTTTAATTGTTGAAGATAGTGGTTTATTTATTGAAGCCTTAAATAATTTTCCAGGTCCTTATACTAATTACGTAAGGAGAACATTAGGGCTAAAAGGTATACTAAAACTTATGGAAGGTATACAAAATAGAAAAGCATATTTTATGACAGCATTATGTTATGTTGATGAAGAAGTTATTAGAGTATTTACTGGCAAAGTAGTTGGGAAAATCTCTGAATCTATAAGAGGAGATAAAGGTTTTGGTTTTGACCCAATATTTATACCAGATGGAGATGAAAGAACTTTTGGTGAAATGAATATTGAAGAGAAAAATAAGTATTCACATAGAGGTAAAGCCTTTGAAGAGTTTATAAAATTCTTTCTTACTTATATCTCTTAG
- a CDS encoding 30S ribosomal protein S24e — MSEVQQTKIKISEKAEGIVERDIKNNVIGRRELYIKVFHIGSGTISRKDMIKAIASSYGAQEDLVVIKKIHTLYGAGISYVRANIYNDKKTLQEFEPQYLIGRDTGQKVKKGGKGAQKQG; from the coding sequence ATGAGTGAAGTACAACAAACTAAAATAAAGATTTCAGAAAAAGCTGAGGGTATAGTTGAAAGGGACATAAAAAATAATGTAATTGGTAGAAGAGAATTATATATTAAAGTTTTTCATATTGGTAGTGGAACGATATCAAGGAAAGATATGATTAAAGCAATTGCATCAAGTTATGGAGCTCAAGAAGATCTTGTAGTAATAAAGAAAATTCATACACTTTACGGTGCAGGTATTAGCTATGTTAGAGCGAATATATATAATGATAAGAAAACTTTACAAGAGTTTGAACCTCAATATTTAATAGGAAGAGATACTGGTCAAAAAGTAAAGAAAGGTGGTAAAGGTGCCCAAAAACAAGGATGA
- a CDS encoding V0D/AC39 family V-type ATPase subunit — protein MSSTLAYSTAIARLYKSFIITRGTINELLTSSDWRDAIGVLKDRGYIEEIPSTIEDAERKFRQRSINFLLKIRGYVSNVKINADIIDLYLYLFSLNELEPLITSVLTGSKIYDNFLLIKELADSNPQNLDDILNFSKGIINEGLKFAMARASKKTPSEINSLLEFYFIYKLSKIVSEFRGDWKSKAQDIICTYEDYYASMMAYKLHLVENISCKIDESLLKDLASANNDKEILDILARTSYAKNLTLANVYDAFATLYRLARVNSRKYSIEAFMGSPFTPSTILAISELIKLDYEDITMILNGIKLGIIEKIKKMLSFDLI, from the coding sequence ATGAGTAGCACATTAGCGTATTCCACAGCAATAGCTAGGTTATATAAGTCATTTATTATAACTAGGGGTACAATAAATGAGCTTTTAACTTCGAGTGATTGGAGAGATGCAATTGGCGTGCTTAAAGATAGAGGTTATATTGAAGAGATACCTTCAACTATAGAAGATGCAGAGAGAAAATTTAGGCAACGTTCAATTAATTTTCTATTAAAAATTAGAGGATATGTAAGTAATGTTAAAATAAACGCGGACATCATAGATTTATACTTATATTTATTTAGCCTAAACGAATTAGAACCTTTAATCACTTCAGTATTAACTGGAAGCAAAATATATGATAATTTTCTATTAATAAAGGAACTAGCAGATTCCAATCCACAAAATTTAGATGATATTTTAAATTTCTCAAAAGGTATAATTAATGAAGGATTAAAATTTGCAATGGCTAGAGCATCTAAAAAGACTCCTTCTGAAATAAACTCCTTGTTAGAATTTTATTTCATTTATAAATTATCAAAAATAGTCAGTGAATTCAGAGGAGATTGGAAATCAAAAGCTCAAGACATAATTTGCACTTACGAAGATTATTATGCTTCCATGATGGCATATAAACTTCATCTTGTTGAAAATATTAGTTGTAAAATTGATGAAAGTTTATTAAAAGACTTAGCATCTGCTAATAATGATAAAGAAATATTAGATATCTTGGCTAGAACTTCTTATGCTAAAAACTTAACTCTGGCAAATGTATATGATGCTTTTGCGACTCTTTATCGTTTAGCTAGAGTAAATTCAAGAAAATATTCCATAGAAGCTTTCATGGGTAGTCCGTTTACTCCATCAACAATTCTCGCCATATCAGAACTTATAAAATTAGATTATGAGGATATAACAATGATTTTGAATGGTATAAAATTAGGGATAATTGAAAAGATTAAAAAAATGCTCTCATTTGATCTCATTTAA
- the kae1 gene encoding KEOPS complex N(6)-L-threonylcarbamoyladenine synthase Kae1, whose translation MNVLGIESTAHTFGVGIVSDDDSEIRILSNERDTFVPKQGGMKPSDLGRHHSEVAPEVLQKALIKANLSIRDINYIAVSLGPGIGPALRVGATIARALSLKYDIKLVPVNHGIAHIEIGRFTTRSKDPLILYLSGGNTIITTYLDGKYRIFGETLDIALGNMLDTFVREVGLAPPYIVNGVHQIDLCANKGGNFIELPYIVKGQDMSYSGLLTAALRATKNNRLEDVCYSVREVAFDMLLEATERALALTGKKEILVVGGVAASVSLKTKLYNLAKDWNVEVKIVPPEYSGDNGAMIAFTGLLEARHGVTIPVEKSIIRPRWRVDQVDVTWRLSEN comes from the coding sequence ATGAATGTTTTAGGGATCGAATCTACTGCTCATACTTTTGGAGTAGGTATAGTTTCTGATGATGATAGTGAAATAAGAATATTATCAAATGAAAGGGATACTTTTGTCCCTAAACAAGGTGGAATGAAACCTAGTGATTTGGGTAGACATCATTCTGAAGTTGCACCAGAAGTATTACAAAAGGCCTTAATAAAGGCTAATTTGAGCATAAGAGATATTAATTATATAGCAGTTTCTTTAGGCCCTGGTATAGGGCCAGCATTAAGAGTAGGAGCTACAATAGCTAGAGCATTATCTTTAAAATATGACATTAAACTTGTACCCGTAAATCATGGAATTGCCCATATTGAAATAGGAAGATTTACAACTAGATCTAAAGATCCTTTAATCTTGTATCTTTCTGGAGGGAATACTATAATAACAACTTATTTAGATGGCAAGTATAGAATTTTTGGTGAAACGTTAGATATAGCATTAGGAAATATGTTAGACACATTTGTTAGAGAAGTAGGGCTAGCTCCTCCTTATATTGTAAACGGTGTTCATCAAATAGATTTATGTGCAAATAAAGGTGGGAATTTTATTGAGCTACCATATATAGTAAAGGGTCAGGATATGTCTTATAGTGGTTTGCTAACTGCTGCTTTAAGAGCGACAAAAAATAATAGACTTGAAGACGTATGTTATAGTGTTAGGGAAGTGGCTTTTGATATGTTATTAGAGGCTACTGAAAGAGCATTAGCATTGACTGGAAAGAAAGAAATTCTTGTTGTTGGGGGTGTTGCAGCTAGTGTAAGTTTAAAGACTAAGTTATATAATCTTGCGAAAGATTGGAATGTTGAAGTAAAAATAGTTCCACCAGAATATTCTGGAGATAACGGGGCAATGATAGCTTTTACTGGTTTACTTGAGGCAAGGCACGGAGTTACAATTCCAGTAGAAAAAAGTATTATTAGACCTAGATGGAGAGTAGATCAAGTAGATGTGACATGGAGATTATCAGAGAATTAA
- a CDS encoding sulfide-dependent adenosine diphosphate thiazole synthase, which translates to MDSNSIKVKQVDEVKISKYILKYTFQDWEDIVESDVVIVGAGPSGMTAAYYLAKAGLKTVVFERRLSFGGGIGGGAMLFHKIVIESPADEILKEMKIKLNKVEEGVYIVDSAEFMAKLAASAIDAGAKIIHGVTVDDVIFRENPLKVVGVAVEWTATQMAGLHVDPLFISAKAVVDATGHDAEVISVAARKIPELNIVIPGEKSAYSETAEELTVENTGMVAPGLYAAGMAVTEVKGLPRMGPIFGAMVLSGKRVAEIIIKDLRYS; encoded by the coding sequence ATGGACTCTAATTCAATAAAGGTTAAACAAGTAGATGAGGTTAAAATAAGTAAATACATTTTGAAGTATACTTTTCAAGACTGGGAGGATATAGTAGAAAGTGACGTAGTTATAGTAGGGGCTGGTCCTTCTGGAATGACTGCTGCATATTACTTAGCTAAAGCTGGTCTAAAAACTGTAGTTTTTGAAAGAAGATTAAGTTTTGGTGGTGGTATTGGTGGCGGTGCTATGTTATTTCATAAGATAGTTATTGAATCACCAGCTGATGAAATATTGAAAGAAATGAAAATTAAATTAAACAAAGTTGAAGAAGGAGTTTATATAGTGGATTCAGCGGAATTTATGGCAAAGTTAGCAGCTTCAGCTATTGACGCTGGAGCTAAGATCATTCATGGAGTAACAGTAGATGATGTAATATTTAGAGAAAATCCTCTAAAAGTTGTAGGCGTTGCAGTAGAGTGGACTGCAACACAAATGGCTGGATTACATGTAGATCCCTTATTTATTTCAGCGAAAGCTGTTGTTGATGCTACTGGTCATGACGCTGAAGTAATTTCTGTTGCTGCAAGAAAAATTCCGGAATTAAACATAGTTATTCCTGGGGAAAAATCTGCATATAGTGAGACAGCTGAAGAATTAACGGTAGAAAATACCGGTATGGTTGCACCTGGTTTATATGCTGCCGGTATGGCTGTAACTGAAGTGAAAGGATTACCAAGAATGGGTCCTATCTTTGGTGCTATGGTCTTATCTGGTAAAAGAGTGGCTGAAATAATTATAAAAGATCTCCGTTACTCTTAA
- a CDS encoding 30S ribosomal protein S27ae — protein MVKVPKNKDESQKAIVRTYYIIEGDKIKLKNKKCPRCGSIMAHHMKPVERWACGKCGYTEFIGKGK, from the coding sequence GTGGTAAAGGTGCCCAAAAACAAGGATGAAAGTCAAAAAGCTATAGTTAGAACCTATTATATAATAGAAGGAGATAAAATTAAACTTAAAAATAAAAAATGTCCTAGATGCGGTAGTATTATGGCTCATCATATGAAACCTGTTGAGCGTTGGGCTTGTGGGAAGTGTGGTTACACTGAGTTTATAGGTAAAGGGAAATGA
- the speB gene encoding agmatinase, translating to MSDSRLLYLNENSRLFAGFNKPTSPFVIIGLPLDITSSFRPGSRFAPSTIREYAQFIEFYSIRTGIDMGEVGFNDVGDVVMHPSDVEENIRRISDVTSYFAEKGKIIIGIGGEHSVTVGTVRGIKPDCVLSIDAHLDLRDEYMGYKYDHACVMRRISEQGVKIMEIATRAVSKEELDYANKNGIAYLTPHQIRLLGVRETAKKIVNNFRDCEKIYVTYDMDGIDPAYAPGVATPEPEGLDPTTVLDIISLIIDKRVVGFDVVEVSPPHDPSGITSVLGARIILETSAQIYKARSL from the coding sequence ATGTCAGATAGCAGGTTACTATACTTAAATGAAAATAGTAGATTATTTGCCGGATTTAATAAACCAACATCTCCATTTGTTATAATTGGTCTACCATTAGATATAACAAGTAGTTTCAGACCAGGTTCCAGATTTGCACCATCTACCATAAGAGAGTACGCACAATTTATTGAGTTTTATTCTATAAGAACTGGAATAGATATGGGAGAAGTAGGGTTTAATGATGTAGGAGATGTAGTAATGCATCCCTCTGATGTAGAAGAAAATATAAGAAGAATATCAGACGTAACTAGTTATTTTGCCGAAAAAGGAAAAATAATAATAGGTATAGGTGGAGAACATTCTGTAACTGTAGGAACTGTAAGAGGAATTAAACCAGACTGTGTACTTAGTATTGACGCACATCTAGACCTTAGAGATGAATACATGGGTTATAAATACGACCACGCTTGTGTTATGAGACGAATATCAGAACAGGGAGTTAAAATAATGGAAATAGCTACAAGAGCTGTCTCTAAAGAAGAATTAGATTACGCAAATAAAAACGGAATAGCTTATCTTACACCACATCAAATAAGATTATTAGGAGTAAGAGAGACTGCAAAGAAAATTGTTAACAATTTCAGAGATTGTGAAAAAATCTATGTAACATATGATATGGATGGAATAGATCCAGCATATGCTCCAGGTGTAGCTACTCCAGAGCCTGAAGGATTAGACCCAACTACAGTACTAGATATTATATCGCTTATAATAGATAAAAGAGTTGTAGGCTTTGATGTAGTAGAAGTTTCACCACCTCATGATCCATCTGGAATAACTTCAGTATTAGGAGCCAGAATAATCTTAGAAACATCTGCCCAGATTTATAAGGCTAGATCGCTTTAA
- a CDS encoding Kae1-associated kinase Bud32, which produces MESRSSRCDMEIIRELKRGAESIIYEGYFAGIHAVFKKRISKSYRDQKLDYKINSERTKLEARLMYSALKNGINVPALLLVDPYEYLIVMEYIDGFPVKEIVPKYKDDNLIRIGEMIGEIAGKLHKSGISHGDFTTNNLIYTTDNEIFLIDFGLSKRSDDIEDFATDVHVFLRSLESVHYEFKDIIFKGFEKGYSKFMDFKSIMNTVKQIRMRGRYVEERRSKRNNV; this is translated from the coding sequence ATGGAGAGTAGATCAAGTAGATGTGACATGGAGATTATCAGAGAATTAAAGAGAGGAGCAGAGTCCATAATTTATGAAGGATATTTTGCGGGTATTCACGCTGTATTTAAGAAAAGAATATCTAAATCTTATAGAGATCAAAAACTTGATTATAAAATTAATAGTGAAAGGACTAAATTGGAAGCTAGATTAATGTATTCAGCTTTAAAAAATGGTATCAATGTTCCAGCATTATTACTTGTTGATCCTTATGAATACTTAATTGTCATGGAATATATAGACGGATTTCCTGTGAAAGAAATAGTTCCTAAGTATAAAGATGATAATTTAATCCGAATTGGTGAAATGATAGGGGAAATTGCTGGAAAACTGCATAAATCTGGAATATCACATGGAGATTTCACTACAAATAATCTTATATACACTACTGATAATGAGATATTTTTAATAGATTTTGGACTATCTAAGAGAAGCGATGATATTGAAGATTTCGCAACAGATGTGCATGTTTTTTTAAGGAGTTTAGAAAGTGTTCATTATGAATTTAAAGATATAATTTTCAAAGGTTTTGAAAAAGGCTATTCTAAATTTATGGATTTTAAGAGTATTATGAATACAGTGAAACAAATAAGAATGAGGGGAAGATATGTTGAAGAGCGTAGAAGTAAACGTAATAACGTCTAA
- the glyS gene encoding glycine--tRNA ligase produces the protein MSEKLIELAKRRGIFWPSYEIYGGVAGLYDIGPIGVRIKNKIIELWRRYFIYDNSEFVVEIETPMITPYKVLEASGHVENFTDPIVECTKCHKIYRADHLIEELAKINVEGLSPSELDRIIREKGLKCPACGGELGEVRLFNLLFTTNIGPYTGNQGFLRPETAQGMFTSFKRVFEAFRQKLPLGIAQVGRVARNEISPRQGLIRMREFTIMEVEFFFDPESNVNPPLEKFGNMKLNILRGEDKLKNEKPKEYSIEELLKEKIVLNPWMLYWMATAAKFVTALGMKSYYFEEKLPHERAHYSKQTFDQIVVIGDEKVEISGHAYRTDYDLSRHMKYSGQDMTVFKKYDKPKTIKRKIVVINKDSLNKEDKEFVKNFMSFISSKKPEEIEEFINANEKVNGKNISNYVKILEKEEKVNGEKIIPHVVEPSFGVERCLYLTLLNAYKEKEGRIVLSLPKYLAPYDVAVFPLLEKEELINKAKEVYNLVRERFDTIFDDSGSIGKRYARADEIGVPYSITIDPQTLVDNSVTIRDRDTWQQIRVNINDIVSVLERLFKGEEFNKVGKVINNENE, from the coding sequence ATGAGTGAGAAGTTAATTGAATTGGCGAAAAGAAGAGGAATATTTTGGCCTTCATATGAAATTTATGGCGGTGTTGCAGGACTTTATGATATTGGTCCTATTGGAGTTAGAATAAAAAATAAAATTATTGAGCTATGGAGAAGATATTTTATCTATGATAATTCTGAGTTTGTAGTAGAAATTGAAACACCAATGATAACGCCTTATAAAGTATTAGAAGCTAGTGGTCATGTGGAAAACTTTACAGATCCAATTGTCGAATGTACAAAATGTCATAAAATTTATAGAGCAGACCATCTTATTGAAGAATTGGCTAAAATAAATGTTGAGGGTCTTTCGCCATCAGAATTAGATAGAATAATTAGAGAAAAAGGGCTAAAATGCCCTGCTTGTGGTGGTGAATTGGGTGAGGTAAGACTATTTAATTTACTTTTTACTACAAATATCGGTCCATATACTGGTAATCAAGGATTTTTAAGACCAGAAACAGCACAAGGAATGTTTACCTCATTTAAGAGAGTTTTTGAGGCATTTAGACAAAAATTACCTTTAGGCATTGCACAAGTAGGTAGGGTCGCTAGGAATGAAATTTCTCCTAGGCAAGGTCTAATAAGAATGAGAGAATTTACCATAATGGAAGTAGAATTTTTCTTTGACCCAGAAAGTAATGTAAATCCACCTCTTGAAAAATTCGGCAATATGAAGCTTAATATCTTAAGGGGAGAGGACAAACTTAAGAATGAAAAACCGAAAGAATATAGTATTGAAGAACTTCTAAAGGAAAAGATAGTGTTGAATCCTTGGATGTTATATTGGATGGCTACTGCTGCTAAATTTGTCACCGCATTAGGTATGAAATCATATTATTTTGAAGAAAAATTACCTCATGAAAGAGCGCACTATTCTAAGCAAACTTTTGATCAAATTGTTGTTATAGGAGACGAAAAAGTTGAAATCTCTGGGCATGCATATAGAACTGATTACGATTTAAGTAGACATATGAAGTATAGTGGACAAGATATGACTGTTTTTAAAAAATATGATAAGCCGAAAACTATAAAGAGAAAGATAGTTGTAATTAATAAAGATTCTCTAAATAAGGAAGATAAAGAATTTGTGAAGAATTTTATGAGTTTTATATCTTCTAAAAAACCAGAAGAAATAGAGGAATTTATTAATGCAAATGAGAAAGTAAATGGTAAAAACATATCTAATTATGTAAAAATATTAGAGAAGGAAGAGAAAGTTAACGGTGAAAAAATCATACCTCATGTAGTTGAGCCCTCTTTTGGTGTTGAGAGATGTTTATATCTAACTCTATTAAATGCTTATAAGGAGAAAGAAGGAAGGATAGTGTTATCATTACCTAAATATTTAGCTCCTTATGATGTTGCTGTATTTCCACTTTTAGAAAAGGAGGAGCTTATTAACAAGGCTAAAGAAGTATATAATCTCGTCAGAGAAAGATTTGATACAATTTTTGATGATTCTGGTAGTATAGGGAAAAGATATGCTAGAGCTGATGAAATTGGTGTTCCTTATTCTATAACGATTGATCCACAGACTTTAGTTGATAATTCTGTAACTATTAGGGACAGAGATACTTGGCAGCAAATAAGAGTTAATATTAACGATATTGTCTCGGTATTAGAAAGGTTGTTTAAGGGTGAAGAGTTTAATAAGGTAGGTAAAGTAATTAATAATGAAAATGAGTAA